From Malaciobacter mytili LMG 24559:
AGTTTTGATAGATTCCACTTTAATTTTTTAGTCTCTTCATTTAATCTAAATTTTAAATCTCTTAATACACTATAACTTTTTAAAACTTTATTTCTATCTTTTCCACCATTAAAAATATTATATGATAGTTTAATTTTTCCTACAAAATCATTTTCAGGACCTTCATAATCCTCTTGATCCATAACATCCTCATAAGATAGTTCAAGATCAACTCTAGGGCTAAAACTTGTTTTTGCATTTCTAACTTTATGTTTTTCTGCTTCTATATTAAAATAATAGTTTTTTAAATTTGGATTTTGTTTTACTGCTCTTTCATATAAAATATCAAATTGTGCTAGTTTAATATCAAAATCCCTTTCAAAAGGAAGAGTTTTAGAAAACTTTTGTCCCACTACATATTCATAATATCTTAAAGCTTCGTTAAGCTTTGATTTATCCTTAATAAGTTTTGTTTGTGCATTTGCAACACTTGCTTTTATAGAAGTCAAATCACCAATTGAACTAGCACCATTGTCATATTTTATTGTTACAATATCCAAGATTTTTTGAAGCTGCTTCATATTTCTATCATTTACTTCAACAGCTTTTTTAGAAAAAACCACTCCAAAATATGCTTTTATTGCCTTTGTTAATTCTTCTTGTACTGCAATTTTATATTTATTTCTTTCAACTAATAAACTTTGTCTTAAACTTTCAATAAAAGTATGAGTTGCTCCACCTGAATATAAATTTTGAGACATTACAAGCCTATAACTTCTATCATTATAAAACTTATATCTTTGCTTATTGTCTCCAGGATAGTGTCTAGTTTTTGCATATGAGTATTCTAAGTTTAATGTTGGAAAATAATCAGCAATTGCATCATCTAATTTAAGTTGAGATTGAATTACTTTTTCTCTTGAAGACTTTACTAAATCACTATAAGATAATGTTTCTAAAACCACATCTTTTAAAGATACTTTTTGATACTTATCAAAAGAGATTTCAGAAGCAGAAACATAATTACTAACATCAAGCTTTTTTGTAGTAGTTCTTATCATCCCTTTTACTTCTAAATCTGAATAAACTTTATTTATTGATTTTTCATTTAATAATTTTATAGAGTTCTCTTTAAGATTATCAACAGTATTATCAATTTCTTGAGCATTTAAAGAAAAAGTAAATACTAAAGAGATTGTTAAATATGGTATTAAATTTTTTTTCATCTAAACTACTTCTTAACTTTTATTACGATATATCCATTTTTATCGTCAAATTTTTCTTTTAAATCTATTTTTGATAATAAATCAACTTTTACATCTTTTTTTTCATAACCAAATTTTCGAATAAGATTTCTAGCACTTATAGTTCTTCCTAAAGAAATCTGTTTTGCAATAGTTGCACTTACTTGATTTTTAGGATCAACAGCACTAATATAGATTTTGTGCTCACCTATTTTTTCTTTTATATTTTTTGTAAAAGCTTTTATCTTTTTAATAATGGCATCATCAACAAAAATTTCATTATCTTTAAAAGTTACAATCATATATTCATCTGTTTCAATACTCTTTTGTTTAGATTCTTTATTATCATCCATTTGTTCAGCATAATCAATACCTGGAGATTCAAGATTTTTCGTATTTTGTAATGTTTTTTCTAAAACCTCAATTTTCTCTTGTAATTTATCAACTACTTCTTGTACTTCTTTTTTTGTTTTTAAAACTTTTTCAACAACAGGTTGAGGATTACTATTTAAAATCAAATCATCAGTTGCAATTGAACCTGTATAAGATATTTTAAATTTAAACTGTGCGTAATATCCTAAATTTACTAAAGTTACAAGTAAAAATAGTAGCATTACTAAAATAACAGAAGAAAAGATATCAACAAATGATGGCCAAGGGTTAAATTCTTCTTCACATTTTGCCATATATTATCTACTCTCTACAGTTTTTTCTAAAGTATCTATTTTTTTAGTTAAAGCATTTACTAATTCCAATAATAATTTATTATTCTCTTCTTGTAATTGAAGACTTTTTTTAATAGTTTTATGCTCTGCTAAAATAACATTTGAGATCTCTTGTAAAGACTCTTCCATCATACTTGCATTTGAAAATTGATTTACATTTAATTCTTTTAATGAATTATCAACACTTTCTAATAATAAAGATTCATGTTCACTTGCTTTTGTATTTTCAGCTAAATTTGAAGTAATAATTTCATATAACTCTTGAGAAGCTTTATTTGATTTTTCAAGTTTATCAGTAAAAGTTCCCATAGTATCAATAAAAATATCAATAAATCCCCCAGGAATTCCAGGCGCTCCAACTGCTGAGGCAACACCAGAAGAGTTTGCAAGTTTTGATAAAACTTGTTTTCCATTTTCTTCTGATAAGGCACTTGTAATCTCTTCTAAAATATCAGAAGATTGAGATTCAATTATTTTACCTTTTAACCAATCTTCAACATCTTCTAAAAATGAAGCTTGATTTCTTGTAAGAATATACTGCATTACATTTAAAACAATAGCTGAGGCAACACCAAAAAGTGAAGAAGCAAATCCAATAGCCATACCACCTAAAGGGCCAGAGAAACCTGTCATAATCTCTCCAATATCAATATCATCTCCACCTAAAGATAAAATAATTGAACCCATTTCATCAATTGCTACAAGAAGTCCTGTAAATGTTCCAAAAAGACCTAACATTAGTGATGTTCCAACAAAGAAGCTTGTATATCCTTTTTGATTAAAAAATTGATCAGCAAGCCAATTTGTTACATCTTTTGCTTCAGTTTCAGTAAAATATAAAACCCCTTTTTGAGCCCTTCTATTAAACATGTGAGCAATAGTTGCAGGCATAAGTCCACTTATACCTTGTAAATAAAACTCTAATTCTTTACCTTTTTTATAAGCTAAAATTCCAAAAGTTCCTGCAAGCATAGTAAGTCTAATAGATGATTGATAAACAACTAAAAGACCAATTAAAAATACCGTTAAAATAGCTATATTAAAATTTAATGTAGCCATAAAGAAACTTTTAATTAATGCAAAGTTTGAATATACTAAAAATAGTAAGAAAAGCATAAATATAACAAATATTTTTAATATTTTAATTCTTCTCATACTAAACCTTAGAACATAAATAGTAGTATTGAAATAACTAATCCAAGAGCAACTGTAGTAACTGTCTTTGTCATTTTATCAACAATATTAACAAACGCCCCACTACCTTCGATTTTCTCTCCAAGAATTACTAATCCTATAGTAGCACCATTTATATCAGAGATTTTTTTATAAGTTTTATAATATGTATCATCAACTAAATATCCAACATCTAGTAACTGCTTAAAGCCATCTTTTCCATTTTCAATAAGTTTTGCAAAAAAAGAACCATCATATTTTTGTTCTTCTATTTTATAATCATCAATTACATCTCTATATTTACCTGTTTTTGCTTGTAAAGAGAGTTTACCAAGCATCTTTTGGTCAAGTAAAAAAGCAAAAATTGCATTATCTTGTTGAAATTGGGCTTTTAAAGTATGAATAGACTCTTTTACTTCAAGAACCCCTAAAACATTTTCATCTTTTAAAATAGGTTCTATTAAAATAACAAAAATACCATCATTTAAAACTTCTATTCCAAAGATTTTATTTTTATTTGTAATTACAGAGTTTATACTATTTCTATATTGATTTATTTGATTTGAAGAAGTGTAATATTTTATTGACATTTCATCAAAACCATTTTTTTTAAGATTTTCATTATAACTATTAATTACAGTATCAACTGCATTAATATTATTTTGTTCCATTGCCGTTATTAAATTAGAATTTGAATAAACTGAAGCTATTATTTTTTTAAAATTTTGTTCTTTCCTATTAATTCTATTAACTAAATTTGTATTGTAAGTTTCAGACATTCTTACATATACTTCTTTTGAAACATTTTCAGTCATTGTCATAAGGATATACATAGAAAATGAAATACCAACTATTGAAATAACAGAAAGTGTCGTAAACCAAAGGCCTTTTTTCTTTTTTAAATTTCTTAAGAAATTTTCAAGCATTTTAATAAAACTAAACATAAAACAACCTACCCCTTAATAAGTTAGATATAGTATAATATTTTATCTTACTATATTATTAAAAAATTATTATCTTGTTTTAAGTTTCGATACAAATTTTTATTTATTTTTCACCTAAAGCATTTTGACTTATATCTTTTAATGGTTTTAATATATATTGTAAGATAGTTTTTTTACCTGTTAAAATATTTACATTTGCAACCATCCCAGGTAAAATTGGTAAATCTGGTGCAAACTCATAATCATTAGCTTTTATCTTAGCAATATAAAAAATATTGCCACTTCTATCTTCAAAACTATCAGGAGAGATTGACACTAATTTTCCTTTTAATAATCCAAATTTTGAAAAATCATATGCTGTAATTTCTATTGATACATCTTGTCCACTCCAAATTTGAGCCCTATCAGAAGTTTTTATTTTAGCTTCAATTGTTAAAGTATCATCAATTGGTGTAATTTCAGCCATCTTATCACCAGGTTTTACAATTCCACCAACAGTATAAAAATATAGTTTATTAATTACTCCATTTACAGGAGAAACTACTGATTTTCTTTGATCTCTATCTTGATTTGCTTTATTTTCTTCCACAAGTTTATTTATCTCTACTTTTAAAGAAGAGTATTGCTTTAAAAACTTTGTTCTAATCTCTGATTTTACAGTTTCAACTCTTTTTTTTGATTCTTCAATCTCTTCTTTAATAATAGGAATAGTATTTCTAATTTCTTCAATTCTAGTAACAATACTTTGCTTTTTTGCTAACTCTGCTAAATACTCCTTTTTAGATACAACTTTCTTACTATATAAGTTTTCTAAAATTTTCATATTTGATTGGGCTAAATTTAACTCTAATGTTAAATTTTCAAATTTTATTTGAGCTTCTTTTAGTTTTAATTGTTTTTGAGAAACTTTGTCTTGTTCTAAACTAATCTTTGTATTATTGTTTTCTAAATCTTCTAAAAAAATTCTTTTTTCATTTTCAATAATATCTGGTATTCTTTCTTCTAAAGAGGAAGGAAATTGAATATTTTTTTGATTTGCTATTGAAGCTTGTAGTCTAATTGCACTTGCTTCATAAGATAAAAGTTCAATCTCTTTTGCTTTTAAATCAGCTTTAAAAAAGGCATTTGTTAAAGTATAAATCGTATCACCTTTTTTTACCTTATCTCCTTCATTTAATAAAATAGAAGAGATAATTCCCCCTTCAAAGTTTTGTAAGACTTTTGTTTGTCCTGAAGGTACAACTTTCCCCTCTCCTCTTACAACTTCATCAATTTTGCTAAAACCTGCCCAAAAAAGAAATAAAACAAAAAATATCATTATAGGAATAACTGATACATAATAATTCCATTTTTCTTCTTCAAATAACTTATTCATATTTTATATCTTTCTTTGAGATAGTGCATTAAGCACTTTATCTTTAGGCCCATCTGCCACAACTTTTCCATTATTTAAAACAATAACTCTATCTACCATATCAAGTGCTGCAAATCTATGCGTAATAACTATTAAAGTTTTCCCTTCAACAATCTTATTTACATGATTTACTAAAGTTTTTTCTAATCCCACGTCAAGTCCTGTTGTGGGTTCATCTAAAACTAAAATTGGAGGGTCATTTAAAATTGCCCTTGCAAGTGCAACTAAGTGTCTTTGTCCAACAGAAAGATTTGAACCTCTTTCTCCCACTTGAAGACCATCTCCTTGACCACTTTTTTTAACTAATTCTTCAAGACCCGTAATTTTTATTAGTTGCATCATTCTTTCTTTACTAATAGGGTTTGAAAGTTCTATATTTTCTTTTAATGTTCCAGAAAATAAAAAAGGTTCTTGGGGCATAACTCCAATATTGTGTCTTAATTCAACTGGATGAAGTGTTGAAATCTCATGTCCATCTAAATAAATACTTCCCTTTGTTGGTATTTCAAGTCCAGTAAGCATTCTTAAAAATGTACTTTTACCAGCCCCTGTTTGACCAATAATTCCCACTCTATCCCCTGCTTTTATATTAATATTACACTCATCAAGAGAAGGATATTTACTATTTTTATAATAAAAAGTTACATCTTTAAATTCAATATCACCTTTTAGTTTTCCAACACCTATTTCTAAATTTTTATCATTTTCAATTGGTAAATGCCAAAATTCATTAATATTATTTAAAGACTCTTTTACCTCTTTAAACCTAATAACCATCATAGAAGTTTGAATAACAGGCACCATTGCTCTACTTGAAAGAATTGTTACAGCAATAAGTCCACCAACTGTAAGATTTTTATTTGCTATTTCAAAAACTCCCACTACAATAACAAGCATTGTAACTAGCTGAACAATAGATTGAGAAAGGTTCATTGAAAATACATTTAAAGATTGTATTTTTTGTGCAACATTATCTGTTAGGGCTACTATATTTCTCCAATTAAAAAGCTTTGTAGAAGTAGCATTTGATAGTTTTATTATCTCACTTCCTTGAATTGTTTCCACCAAATAACTATGCTTTGTTTGAGTATTTTGTATATTTTTTTTACTTAAATTTGAAATTGGAATTTGCATAAAAATATTAAATATTATTATAAAAATTGCAATAAATAAAGGTACTAAAGCAACAGCAGGTGAAATAAGAAAAATCACAATTAAAGCAATAAAGAAAAAAGGTAAATCAATTACTTGTAAAATAGATTTTGTTGCAAAGAAATCTCTTATTTGATTTAACTCTTTAAATAAATTTGCTTTTGAACCAATTAGCATGGTATCATATTGAGATTTTAAAGATAACATTCTTTTCATCAATTCTTCTTCTAAATAAACCCCAAGTTTTTTACCAACTTTTTCAATAATATGATTTCTTACACTTTTAAAATAAACATCAAATAATAAAATTAAAACTACTCCACTTGATAATACAAATAGGGTTTCTATGGCATTATTTGGAATTACCCTATCATATACACTCATAGTAAATAAAGGTACAGCCAAAGCAAAAATATTAATAAATATTGTAAGTATACCTATTTCAATATATGAACGCCAAAAACTTTTAACAGGTTCCCAAAACCAATTACCACTTCTACTTTGACCTAAAAGTTCACTTTTCTTTTTATCTCTAAAAATTAAAATAACCGAAGTAAAATTTTTTAAAAAAGAATTTTCTACTATTTGTTTTTCATTTGTAGAAATATCTAAAAGTGTTGCTTCTTTTGCTTTACTTAATAAAATAAAAGGTTTATCTTCTTTATCAAAGACAATACAAGGTAAAAAGTGTGCTGGAATATCTACTGTATTCATCTGCTTAGAAATAGCATAAAGTCCCACTTCATGAGCAACATCAATTGCTATTTCTTTAGTAAATCCAGCATTTGTATTTGCACTCAAAGTTATAATTGTGTCTAAAGATATATCCCCAAAATAGAAATCTAATATATATTTAAATGAAAATAGTAAAGGAAACTCTTTTGGTGTTATTTCACTACTATTTTCAATCTTCCCTTCATAATTTTCCAATAAAAAACCTACTTAATTTTTATTTTAAATTGCTTAGATAGTTTAGCGTAAAGTGACTGAAATACACTATCCCAAACCCTTGCTGTCTTTTGTCTAAATAACTTTGCACTTGGATACCATTTAGTATCTTCACCCTTATTTGTCCATCTCCAATCTGGATATTTTTGTAAAGGAATCCAAACTGGTGCATTTATTGCTCCACAAAGATGAGCAACAGAAGTATCAGATGAAATTACTAAATCAAGTTGTTTAACCAAAGAAGCTGTTTTAGAAAAATCAGTTAATTTAGATGTTAAATCAATAATCTTTCCATTATATTTTTTTATTTGTTCATTTTCATTTCCAACTTGTAAAGAATAAAGATTTATTTTTGGATGGTTTATTAATGGCTCAAAATATTTTAAATCAAATACTTTTCCTTCATAACTCTCTCCTGTAACTGAGGCACTCCAACAAATCCCAATATCTATTTTATCTTTAGATTTTTCTATTTTTAAAGATTTATCATTAAAAGCAGTTAAATATGGCATTTGTTTTGGTAAATCATTTAAACTTTGCATATTTAAAATATATGGCATGCTCATAATTGGTAAATGATAATCAAATGCAGGAGTTGGTTCACTTCTATTTGTTAAAATATCTATTTCTTTTATAGTTTTAAATAACTCTTTTAGTTCATCTCTACATTTAACAGCAATTTTGCATTTAAATTTTTCTTTTAAATTAGGTAAAAATCTAATAAATTGTATAGAATCACCAAAACCTTGTTCTGAGTGTAATAGTAAAGTTTTACCTTCAATATTATCCTCTTTTCTTAACATAGGTTGTGAAAAAATATCTTTATTATTAAATATATGAGCTAACATCTCTTCTTTTTTAAATCTCCACTCATATTCACTCCAACCATTTTTAAAATCATTTTTAGATAAATATATAGTTGCTAAATCAAAATGTGCATTTTCAAAATTTGGGTTTAATTCTATTGCTTTTTTATAGCTATCTATTGCTTTATTTATATATCCTAAGTTTTTATATGAAGTCCCCAGATTGCTGTAAGCATTTGAGCCTTTTGGCTCTAACTCAATAGATTTTTCATGTAATTTTGCTGCTTTTTTATAATCAAATAATTTATTATAAACATTTCCTAAATTTGTATATGCTCCTGCATTTTTAGGATTTAATTGTATTGCTTTTTCCAAGTTTTGTATTGCTAATTCATAGTTTTTAAGTTTATTATAACAAGCACCAATATTACTATATAGTTCATTGTATTCAGGATCAACTTTTAAAGCTATTTTAAAAATCTCAATAGCTTGCTCATACTTTTTTTGTTTATATAAAACAACACCTATATTATTAATAGCTTTTGAATAATTTGGATTTACTCTAACAGCCT
This genomic window contains:
- a CDS encoding tetratricopeptide repeat protein, with product MSRKLIENLNNEAFEAYNKKQFKIAQQKYEELLKLEPNASEHYCNLGVILKTQKRYKEAFEVYIKALKINSKNQLVLNNLGNLFKEVKDYKNAIKAFSDAIKLNPKDFNAYNNLGIVYEAINDYNKAIVAYKEAVRVNPNYSKAINNIGVVLYKQKKYEQAIEIFKIALKVDPEYNELYSNIGACYNKLKNYELAIQNLEKAIQLNPKNAGAYTNLGNVYNKLFDYKKAAKLHEKSIELEPKGSNAYSNLGTSYKNLGYINKAIDSYKKAIELNPNFENAHFDLATIYLSKNDFKNGWSEYEWRFKKEEMLAHIFNNKDIFSQPMLRKEDNIEGKTLLLHSEQGFGDSIQFIRFLPNLKEKFKCKIAVKCRDELKELFKTIKEIDILTNRSEPTPAFDYHLPIMSMPYILNMQSLNDLPKQMPYLTAFNDKSLKIEKSKDKIDIGICWSASVTGESYEGKVFDLKYFEPLINHPKINLYSLQVGNENEQIKKYNGKIIDLTSKLTDFSKTASLVKQLDLVISSDTSVAHLCGAINAPVWIPLQKYPDWRWTNKGEDTKWYPSAKLFRQKTARVWDSVFQSLYAKLSKQFKIKIK
- a CDS encoding type I secretion system permease/ATPase — translated: MENYEGKIENSSEITPKEFPLLFSFKYILDFYFGDISLDTIITLSANTNAGFTKEIAIDVAHEVGLYAISKQMNTVDIPAHFLPCIVFDKEDKPFILLSKAKEATLLDISTNEKQIVENSFLKNFTSVILIFRDKKKSELLGQSRSGNWFWEPVKSFWRSYIEIGILTIFINIFALAVPLFTMSVYDRVIPNNAIETLFVLSSGVVLILLFDVYFKSVRNHIIEKVGKKLGVYLEEELMKRMLSLKSQYDTMLIGSKANLFKELNQIRDFFATKSILQVIDLPFFFIALIVIFLISPAVALVPLFIAIFIIIFNIFMQIPISNLSKKNIQNTQTKHSYLVETIQGSEIIKLSNATSTKLFNWRNIVALTDNVAQKIQSLNVFSMNLSQSIVQLVTMLVIVVGVFEIANKNLTVGGLIAVTILSSRAMVPVIQTSMMVIRFKEVKESLNNINEFWHLPIENDKNLEIGVGKLKGDIEFKDVTFYYKNSKYPSLDECNINIKAGDRVGIIGQTGAGKSTFLRMLTGLEIPTKGSIYLDGHEISTLHPVELRHNIGVMPQEPFLFSGTLKENIELSNPISKERMMQLIKITGLEELVKKSGQGDGLQVGERGSNLSVGQRHLVALARAILNDPPILVLDEPTTGLDVGLEKTLVNHVNKIVEGKTLIVITHRFAALDMVDRVIVLNNGKVVADGPKDKVLNALSQRKI
- a CDS encoding HlyD family type I secretion periplasmic adaptor subunit produces the protein MNKLFEEEKWNYYVSVIPIMIFFVLFLFWAGFSKIDEVVRGEGKVVPSGQTKVLQNFEGGIISSILLNEGDKVKKGDTIYTLTNAFFKADLKAKEIELLSYEASAIRLQASIANQKNIQFPSSLEERIPDIIENEKRIFLEDLENNNTKISLEQDKVSQKQLKLKEAQIKFENLTLELNLAQSNMKILENLYSKKVVSKKEYLAELAKKQSIVTRIEEIRNTIPIIKEEIEESKKRVETVKSEIRTKFLKQYSSLKVEINKLVEENKANQDRDQRKSVVSPVNGVINKLYFYTVGGIVKPGDKMAEITPIDDTLTIEAKIKTSDRAQIWSGQDVSIEITAYDFSKFGLLKGKLVSISPDSFEDRSGNIFYIAKIKANDYEFAPDLPILPGMVANVNILTGKKTILQYILKPLKDISQNALGEK